The window CTCTTATGTCCACCTAAAGCTTGTCCTGATGAAAAAACTCTGTAACAAATAGGACATTCATGTATTTTCTCTTCAATAACTCCTACATTTTCCACCACTTCATTATTATAATTTGAAACTTTAATCTTCTTATGACTTGCTCTGTGTCCTCCTAATGCTTGATAAGATCGAAAATTTTTGTTACATGTTTCACATCTATACTTACCTCTACCTCTGTTCTTGGTAATTACTTTAACTTGTACTCCAGAATTTTCCTCTttatactcttcttcttcttcttcgtcagaGTAGTGATCAACTTGTTGTTTAATCCAATTATCTCTCGATAACATCATCAAACAATGTGCAACATCTTCTTCAGGTGAAGTTTCTGAGATTGAACTAACTGGCTCTGTTTCAACCAATGATGAGTTGTACTCTGTAACTTTCACGAAATTGGGGTTTATGATACTTGATTTCCTGACCCTTTTGGATCTTCTTGAACGAGTTGGGTTTTTTGATGACTCGGTTTCACTTTCTTTATCTGGAAGAACAACTGAGTCATCAGCAGCTTCTTCTACAGAGAAGTCGGAAAGATTTAAGATTTTGGATTTTTCTCCATTTTCTTCTTCTGATGACCAAGAAGATGATGGAATTGACTCAGTTTCATCACTGATTTGgtgatttttttgttgttgttgttgtatgtagagattcatcatatgagatCTCATATGTCCACCTAAAGCTCTACCATTAGCAAACTTTCTTGAGCAAAGCTTACATGATTTGTGTTTCTCCATCACACAGAGAAGagattttcttttacttttttgttAGCACTGTGTGTGTGTTATGCCTGTTTTGTAGAGAGTGGAGAAGCTATAAAGGAGTAGGTAACAAGCATTCCTCCACCAACAGATAGATACAAATGGAAATATTTTTAAGACTACTATatataaaatctgatttttaatatTTGATAAATTAGATTTGGATTCAATTGGAGGAGTAATGTTTGTTTCTTAAAACGGCAAAAGGTAATTAatagagaggaaaagaaaaagggttcAATTAAAGCGTATGCATGAAGGCAGAGAGAGTGAATGGTAAGGACATGTAACATGCGACTTTTGCATTTATTTCCATCCCATTTCTACATTCCCCAAACAGCCCTTATGAATCAGTTCCTTCTATGtatttatcacaaaaaatacTTTTTGCTTCGACATACACCAATTACGTTATTAacataacaaaaacaaaataataataattactagTCAATCTATTTTCCAATACGAATTAACTTATATACATTGTCtatgtaatttcttttatttcagTCCAACTTAACCAACTATAGTAGGTCATTGCCCCAGTTACAGTTACAGGTATCAATATTGTATGGGTCCGAATTTGATCGACCACGGCCTATAATGAGTATGACAAATGACCGAAAACCTGCGGGTCGACAAAGGGGTACGACCCTGAGGTGGAAGTAGAGGCACTATCGTATCGGCATTAGATTCGGTATATAAGGGGGACTTAAGTCTTGTAAACGGACACGAGATTTTTCAGACAGAACAATTATCATCTCTCTTTCTACTATTATCATCCCTCTCTACTATTATCATGTCTCTATCATCATTCCCTCTCCATTATTGTCATCCTAGAGTTTATTATCTTCGACTAcaatttaccccttcatcttcgaTTGATTTGCTTAAAAAGAGTTTAAAATCTATTGAGTCAAACAATTCGGCGCCGTCTGTGGGGCTTTCCATAGCCGAAATCATAGTTCTCATCTAGGTTCTCGAAAGTAATGATTGTCGTTCTTCAAACCCCCTAAAAACCAACAATGGCGGAGAAAGAAGCAAGGCTGAAGATGATAGCAGATGTCTCAAACAACCTCCTAAGCTCCCTTAACGAAGCCGGTAGAGAAGACACCGAGAATACAACACCAAGGGATACACCGGAGGGGGATATCTCACCCTCTCCACACGAGGATCTGACGGTCTTGCACAAAAGGGGAGCCTCCACATCCACGATGAGAGAAACACCACCAGCAATCAAAAAGCTGCTAGAGGAGTGGTTGACAAGTTCTCTCAGCAACATACTCGAAAAACCCCCTTAAGGAAATGTCGAAAACTTACCAACAACAGAAATCGCAGCTACCATCGGCGAGCCAGATGCTACGCAAATGGGCAACACCCGCACTGTCATCGACGCAAGTGACGATGCGCTCATGACTAtcctaaagaaaatggaagagatggaaaaCGAGAACAAAGCACCCCGTGATCAAATAAAGGAGCACCAGGAAAGAGTTGACAAAATACCTGGCGACCCTAAACTACTACCAAAATGCGATGTGGGCCGATTAGTCGAACAACCATACAACGATGGAGCTGCTGCTCACCCCAtcccaaaaacctttaaaatgccgcCATATTTGAGAATATATGATGGGACCACGAATCCAGAGGATCATCTAATCCATTATGTCACTGCGGTGAAGGGCAGTGACCTGTCAAAAGAATAAGTGCCATCTGTGTTGCTGAAAAAATTTGGTGA of the Nicotiana tabacum cultivar K326 chromosome 7, ASM71507v2, whole genome shotgun sequence genome contains:
- the LOC107829883 gene encoding zinc finger protein ZAT9-like, yielding MEKHKSCKLCSRKFANGRALGGHMRSHMMNLYIQQQQQKNHQISDETESIPSSSWSSEEENGEKSKILNLSDFSVEEAADDSVVLPDKESETESSKNPTRSRRSKRVRKSSIINPNFVKVTEYNSSLVETEPVSSISETSPEEDVAHCLMMLSRDNWIKQQVDHYSDEEEEEEYKEENSGVQVKVITKNRGRGKYRCETCNKNFRSYQALGGHRASHKKIKVSNYNNEVVENVGVIEEKIHECPICYRVFSSGQALGGHKRSHVIGVSTAAANISVPVFIPTAAKLEFSRNGGSLIDLNLPPPMEELDDEIISQVEVSAVSDDAEFVNPIKH